Sequence from the Collinsella aerofaciens ATCC 25986 genome:
CCGTCTACACGCCCAACGGCAAAGGCCTCAACGTCTCGTTTACGCTTGACCACTATGGTGTCGACACCACGATCCTGGGTTTCTTCGCCGGCTTCTCGGGTGAGTTTATCGTTAAGGGCGCCGAGGCCCTGGGCGTGCCCGTCAAGCCCGTGTGGACCGACGGTATTACGCGCGTCAATGTGTTCCTCAACGCCGGTCCCGACACCGAGTACAACATGGTCAATGCCGGTGCCGCCATCAATGAGGCCAACGAGCAGGAGATGTTTGAACTTATCGATTCGCTCGATGACATGACCTGCCTGGTCATCAGCGGCTCGCTGCCTCCCAACACTTCCGAGGGCTTCTTGGCCGAGGTCCTGCGCCGTGTCAAGGCCAAGGGGGCCGAGTTCGTCCTCGACATCTCGAGCCATCAGCTGGCAGACCTCATTGCTCTGGAGCCACTGCTGATCAAGCCCAATGACGACGAGCTGCTTGACATCTTTGGCATCAAGGTGAGCGGTGGCGACGACGAGTCCGTCAAGGGCGCTATGGCCGAGCTGCACGCCAAGGGCGCCAAGAACGTGCTGCTGACCCTTGGTGGCGCCGGTGCGTACTTCTCCAACGGCGAGCATATCTGGTTTGCCAACCGCACCTTCGACGTCAAGCTGCTGTCGACTGTGTGCGCCGGCGATTCCTCGCTCGCTGCCTTCCTGTCCGTGTGGCACGACGCCCCCGAGCGCGTCGAGGACGCCCTGCGCCTTTCGATGGCCACTGGCGCCAACGTGGTCGAGTGCCCCGGTCTGGGTGATTTTGCCAAGGTGGACGAATATAAGAAGCACATCGAGGTTCGCCAGGTCTGCTAGTTCCGGCACCTTGTCTGAATAGTTTGATTATTTCGCATCCGTCTTAGACTAGGACGGATGCGTTTTTGTTTATCGGACTTGCGTGTGCAGTGGAGGCTGTTTCTTGCTAGACTTCTTGCAGACGCAATCGATAGCCAATTTGATAGTCGCAGGAGGCCATAGGCATGTGCAATGTTTCGCTCAACGGTACTCAACCGTCCGATGCGTCCCTGCGCGTCCTGCGTGCGCTTGAGGCGGCTGGTCTTGAGGCTTGGTACGTGGGCGGTTGGGTGCGCGACGCCCTGATGGGGTACCCCAGCCACGATGTTGATATGTGCTGTAGCGGCCTGTGGCAGGAGTCCAAAGCGGCGCTCGAGGCCGCTGGTATCGCGGTCGTGGAGTCGGGCATTAAATTTGGCGGAATCACGGCTATTTCCGATGGCGAGCGTATCGAGGTCACCACGTACCGTCTGGATGGCTTTTACACCGATGGTCGCCATCCCCAGAGTGTGGAACGTGCCGCCTCGCTTGAGGACGATCTGGCGCGCCGCGACTTTACCGTCAACGCTATGGCCTGGCATCCCGAGCGCGGGCTTGTCGACCGCTACGACGGCCAGGGTGACTTGGAGCGCAAGCTGATTCGCGCTGTCGGCGATCCCAAGCGTCGCTTTAACGAGGACGCCCTGCGCATGTTGCGTGCGGTGCGCTTTGCCTGCCGCCTGGACTTTATGATTGAGCCCGAGACTAAGCGCGCGCTTGCCGAGTGCGCGCCGCTGCTCGACGCCGTGGCGCGCGAGCGTGTGGGTATTGAGCTTGAGGGCATTCTTTCGACCGGTCATGGGGGAGACGCGATGCTGCGCTACCCCGAGCTCATCTGTGCCTCTGTGCCTGAGCTGGCAGCGGGTCGCGGCTTTGATCAGCGAAGTGTCTATCATGCGTTTAACGTTTACGAGCATATCGCCCGTGTGCTGACGGTGGCAGGGGAGCTTGCGCTGTGCGACGGCGTCGCGCCCTCGTCGAGCCTTATGTGGGCGGCGTTTTTGCACGATGTGTCCAAGCCCGAGTGTTTCACGGTCGATCACGCCGGCAGCGGACACTTCTACGGTCATCCCGAGCTCGGCGCCAAGAAAGCGCGCGTCATTATGGATCGCCTGGCGCTCTCGCACGACCTGGTGCGCGACGTGTGCCTGCTCATCAAATATCACGACAAGCCGCTGCGCCCCGAGCGCTCCTGCCTGCTCAATATGATGCGCGCGCTTTCGGGTGAGGGCGTCGACACGGCCCGCCTGATTGACGAGCTCATGGACCTTAAGCGTGCCGACACACTTGGCAAGGCCCCGTCGTGCTTCTATTATGTTGAGACGATTGAGGAGATGCGCGCGCTGGCGCACGAGCTGCTGAAGGCAGGGGAGCCCTATACGCTCAAGATGCTCGCCATCAACGGCGGCGACCTGATCCGTGCCGGAGTCAAGCCCGGGCCGGAACTGGGTCAGCTTCTCAACTCCGCCCTCGACGCCGTGATCGAAGACGATATTCCCAACGAGCGCGAAGCTCTTTTGGTTCATCTCAACTTGAATTAGCTACCAAGTTTACCTGCGTATTCCATAACCTGCCGACAATTTTTCGGCAATTTGGAATTTCTTCTTGCGCTGACGTTTTTTGTCCCGTAATATATTTCCTCGCAGCACGGCAGTGCAGATGTCATGTGGCCCGTTCGTCTAGCGGTTTAGGACGCCGCCCTCTCAAGGCGGAGATCACCAGTTCGAATCTGGTACGGGCTACCACTTCTTTTCTGCTGAGGCTTATGGCCCGTTCGTCTAGCGGTTTAGGACGCCGCCCTCTCAAGGCGGAGATCACCAGTTCGAATCTGGTACGGGCTACCACGCATCTGATACCCGGTCTTCCTATGGAAGGCCGGGTTTTTTTATTTTCAAACAACCGTCTGCAATTCCCGTTTGAACCAGAGCTTTGCGTTCTGCCTATGGCCCTTACGGGTACAATATCCTAGATATTTTGACTGTTAGAAGGAGTCTCATGACGGAGTCCTCTCAGCATACGTCTAAGCCCCAGGTCGAGGTTGAGGCCTCGGGCGGAGATGACAATAAGAGCGCACGCCGCGGCGCCATCTTTATCGGCGTCGTGCTGGTAGGTTATATCGTCTATCTGGTGGTAACCGGGCAGATGGGGCAGTTCTGGGCCGCTATGTCGAGCGTCCAGGCGTCATGGCTCGTTGTCGCGTGTCTTTGCATGTTCATGTACCTGTTCTTTGGCATTGTGGCCTATGCGATCGCCGTCTGGCTCGATCCCAATTCGCCCGTCGGCATCCGCGACCTGATCTCGGTCGAGGCGAGTGGCATCTTCTTTGGTAACCTGACGCCCATGATGATGGGCTCCACCCCGGCTCAAATCTATCGCCTGACCAAGGCCGGCCAAAACGTGGGCGAGGCCGGCGCCACGCAATTCACGCGTTTTATCGTGTACCAGTTTGGCCTCGTTGCCTGGGGCGCTATCCTACTGCTTGCTCGCATGCCGTTTTTTGCCGAGCGCTATGGCGACATGACGCTGCTGTGCGTCTTTAGCTTTGGTGGGCACTGCTGCATCTTGCTTGGCATCTTCGCCGTCGCGCTCATGCCTAAGACCGTCACGCGCGTCGCCCATTGCATCATCAATTGGCTGGAGCGCATAGGTGTCTCGGCCACTAAGATCGAGGGATGGCGCACGTTTGTCGATGGCGAGATCTACTCCTTCTCCGAGAAGTTCAAGCTTTCGGCCGGACATTTTTCTTCCATGCTGCTCACCGTGTTTATCACCATGCTGCAACTCGCGTTTTTCTATCTGGTTCCGTATTTCCTGATGCTTGCCTTTGGCCACCACGAGGTCGACTTTTTCTCGGTCATGGCCGCGAGCGCCTTTGTCCAGCTGTTAAGCTCTGCGGTTCCCTTGCCCGGTGGAACTGGTGGCGCTGAGGGCGGCTTTGCATTGTTCTTGGGTCATTTCTTCGGTTCGGCTTCGACCGCCGGCTATCTGCTGTGGCGTCTCATTACGTTTATTGCGCCTACCATTTTGGCTGCGCCCCTGCTGGGACTTAAGAGCGCCCACAACGAGAGCATCCATGCGCGCTGGGATCGCGTGATGCGCAAGCTCGGCCGCACGCCTCAGACGCCCTCTGCGCCCACTAAGCCGCACCCCACGAATGCTGTTACCGTTGATCCCAAGAAGCACGCTCAGAAGGCTTCTGGGACCGCAAAGCCGGCTCATAAGGCCTATGTGCGTCAGACAGGAGACGGTATTCGCGTATCTCCGTCGGCACTCAATAAGAAGAAGCACCCTAAGTCGCAGTAGGGCAGTCGTGCGTTCTTCATGATGCGAGGCATATTTGTGCTGTATGGGGGATAATCCTCTTACGTAGATTATCTCTCATCTGTTGATGAATGCTCGCATATCGAAGGGACACGCCCATGGCAACCAGCAAACCGCGTCTTGATCGTCGCATCGTTCGCAGCCGTAATGCCATCCTTTCGGCTTTCGAGCGCCTGCTCATGGAAAAGCCGCTGGCAGACATTACGGTGAGTGCCATCGCGCGCGAGGCCAATGTCGACCGCAAAACCTTCTACGTGCACTTTGGCACGGTTGACGGCCTGCTCGATGCCATTGCCGTCGATGTGGTGGAGATGATTGTCGACTCGGTCGAGAAAACGCTTGCTTCAATGGACGGCGACACCAACGAGCGCGCTCTTGGCGCGGCGGCGACCTTCTTTAAAACCGTTAACGAGGCACTGTGCAACAACTTGGTGCTCAATCGTCAGCTGATCGAGAACATTCCGCTCGATGATTTTATGGCTCGTCTTCGTGCGCCGCTCGAGCACGAGATTGCCGAACGCGATCTGCTGCCCCAAGGTCTCAAGGACGAGATGTTCGACTACTATCTGGCGTTTTTGCTGTCGGGTATTATCGGTATCTATCGCACGTGGGCGCTGTCTGACGGCTCGGTTCCTATCGAGCGCGTCTCTGGGGTCGCCAACGACCTGACTCTTAATGGCCTGTCGAGTCTGGAATCTCGCTTGGATTAGGCCTAGTTGGGCTCGTCGGCGTGGAAATTCCTGTTCACGAGGTTCTCCGGCGCCTTGGAGACCTCGCCGGCGTAGGAGCTGTAGCCTGAGGATCCTTAAAAAAGTCCAGTTTATCCTTCCCACTCCAATTGGGAATCCTCCGATGCGCCTTCGCACGCTCGCATGACCTCGATACCATGCGAGCGTGCGAACTCGACGAGCTCTGCGTTGCGGGCGTTTATGGTGCCGAAGGCGGCGGGGCACACGATAAGGCGCGCACAGTGGACGAGGAGCTCTTTGGCGTGGGCTATGGTTTTATCCCCGATAGGCTCGAAGGCGCGCTCGGCCACGCATTCCGCCGCCAGGTCGCGCGCGAGCTCACAGTCGATGTCCCCTTCGTGCAGAACGCCCGCGTAGAACGCCTTGCCCTGCCGGATGAGCTGGCGAAACACGGCCGACCCCGTACCCGCGCCGGCGATGACGAACGTGTGCGCATCGCCGTGCGGGCGCCCAATTTCCACGCTGCCGAAGCGCTCGTTGAAGGTGCCATGTTGAAGGCCGTAGAGCTCGCCAATCGTCTCGCGCGTGAATATGTCCTCGGGTGCGCCGGCGCGGAAGACCCGACCGTCCTTCACGCAAATCACCTTGTCGGCGCTTTTCTGCGCGAGCTCGAGTTCGTGGATGGACATGATGACAGCCACATTCTGCGATTTCGCAAGGTGGCGAAGTATTCGCAGCAGGTCGATCTGGTAGCGGATATCGAGATACGATGTGGGCTCGTCGAGCACGAGCACACGCGGATCCTGCGCGATGGCGCGTGCGAGCATGACGCGCTGGCGTTGCCCGTCGCTTATCTGCATGAAGTCGCGCTCGGCGAGCTCTTCCACATGTGCGGTTTTCATGGCCTCGTCGACCCGACTATGGTCGTCGGGCAAGAGTGTGCCCATTCGCCCGGTGTAGGGATGCCTTCCTGCCTCTACGATATCGCGGCAGGTGAGGAGCTCGGTCCGGGGGCGATCTGTCAGCATAACGGCAAGGTTCCTTGCGAACTCCGCCGTCTTCCATCGGGAAATCTCCCGCCCGTCGAGCTCGACCGCGCCGGCAAGCGGTGCCAGATGGCGTGTGATGGTTTTCAAGATGGTCGACTTGCCCGAGCCGTTCGGCCCGATGAGCGCCACGACGTCGCCCGCGCGAACCTCCAGATCGACGCCTTCGACTACGACCTTCTTGTCGTAGCCCGCCGACAGGTCGCTTATGCGGAAAAGCGGTGCTCCGTCAGCCTGCGTTTCGACCGGGGTTTCGAGGTTCGACTCCGCTCGGAGGAGGCGTTCCGCGCGCAGTCCCGCACGAGCCGAAAGTGCCTTCTGGCGCTTTCGCGCGAGCTCAGGACTGTCTAAGCATGGAATGCCCCCTCCGAGCGTTTTGGGCCGCGGCATGAATTCCCCCATCTACCTCACTCGTTTCTTCAACATGAGCGCGATAACCACCGGCGCGCCGAAGATGGCGGTGACGGCGCTGATGGAAAGCTCGACGGGAGAGAACAGCGTGCGCGCGATCAAATCGCAGCCCGCGCAGAAGATGGCGCCTCCCAAGAAGCACGCAGGAATCACGCGGATGGGCTTCGACGACTTCAGCGCCGACTTCACGAGATGCGGAACTGCGATGCCTACGAACGACACCGGACCAGCGAACGCGGTCACGCAGGCGGAGAGCATGCTCGCTAGAAGGACGAGCACCACGCGGAAGCGTGCGACGTTCACGCCGACGCTTTTCGCGTAGGCTTCTCCCAGCTGGAAGGCGGAAAGGGGCTTCGATATCGCGAATACGCATGCGCTCACGGTGATCACCACGACCGCGATGACCGCGACGTCGTCCCAGCTCGAACCCGAGAAGCTACCCAAAGACCAGTTGTGCAGGTTCACGATGGACTGGTCGTCGGCGAAGGCGATGAGGAAGTTCGTCGCCGCTGAGCAGATGTATCCCACCATGACGCCTGCCACGATGAGCATGGCCATGGAACTTATGCGCCGTGCGATGAGGAGCACGAAGCTGATGGTGATAAGCGAGCCCAGAAACGCTGCGGCCACCATGGCCGGGGAGGACATGGCCTGGTTCGCGCCCAGAAGTACAATCATCGTAAGCGCGACGACGAACTTTGCGCCCGAGGAGACGCCCAAGATGAACGGGTCGGCGATGGGGTTGTTGAAAAACGTCTGCAGCAGGAACCCGGAGAGCGAAAGTGCCCCGCCGAGAAGCACGGCTGAAAGCACGCGCGGCAGGCGAATCTCCCAGATGACTTGGCTTTCCATGGAATTGGCCGCGCCGCCCGAAAGGATGCCGGGGATGTGGTCTGCGGGCACGAGCACGCTCCCGATGCACAGGTTGGCCCCGACGAGCACGATGAGGACAACAGCGAGCTGCGCCGTCACGACGCGACACCGCGCGGCGCGCCCCGATTCGTCATATGCCATGGAAAGCCGGCTTCTCATGGCGCTAGCAGAGCTTTCTCAGATAATGGAAGTCGCTCGCGTCATCGCCGGTGAACGCCCCGTGCAGCTCGTCGATAATGTCGGCGGTAGAAGTCATCTGCTGGTACATGTCGGCGCTTGTGACCCAGACGTTGCCGTTCTTCACGGCTTTGAACTGCGACAATAGCGCGTTTTTGCCTACGAAGTCGTTCAAGGTGACAACCGATTCGTCGATGGTGCCGTTGTAGACGATGATGTCGGCATCCTTCGCCGTCGCGTAGAAGCGCTCCATTTCGAGCGTTACTGACGAGCCTGACGTCGACGCCGTCTGCGCGTCATCGAGCGCGTAGTTGCCGCCTGCAAGCTCGATCATCTGCGCCACGTAGTCGCCCGCCCGCCGCGTGACGGCGGCCCCGTTTGAGTTAATGTAGAAATACGCCACGGTTTTACCTGACGACGCGAGCCCCGACGTTTGCTCGACGCGGGCCTTCTGCTCGTTGAACAGGTGCGCGGCCTCGTCTTCCTTGTCGAACAGGATGCCGAAAAGCTTAATCCACTCGACGCGCCCGAGTGCTTCGGGCTCGCTCGACGACTGTTCGGTGAGCACGACGAGCCCGAGTTTCTGCAGCTTTTCCTTCACATCGGGTGTGTGGTTGATCATGGTGTTCTCGATGGCGAGCGTGCAGCCCGAGGCCGATATTCGCTCGTAGTCGGGCGCGCTGTACTTGCCGCCGTAGGCGATCGCCCCACTTTCGAGTGCGCTTTTGAAGCCCGCGACCGAGCAATCGTCGGCCTTCGTGCCCGACATGATGATATTGTCGTTCGCATCGAGTGCGTCGACCAGGCACATCGTCGCCGACGACACGAGGTACACCTTGTCGGCGGGGCGCCTTATGACCGCGATGTCGGAGCTCAACCCATCAGGTACCTTCGCATCTTGCGGCACCACGAGGAAGCGCTCCCCGTTCGAAATGCAGATAAGCCGCAGGCCGCCTTCGAACTCGTCGACAGTGAAGTGCTCGGCGTATTCAAGCTGAAGCGTCCCCGTCGGCTTCCAGCCGCAGCCTAAATCGGCGTTGTGGAAGTCGGCCGCGGCGCTTGAGGCCGTTCCCGCAGGGGAGCCGCCGCTTGCTTCGTCGCCCGATTTCTCCTTCATGGTGGATGAGTCGAAGTAGAGCGTGTAGTCGATGGTGTGCGGCGTCGACATGGCGACGGTCTCGGCCGACACGGCGATGTCCTCGTCGAGCGTGACGGGTATCTCGAACGTGGAGTTGCCGCCGTCGTTTACGGGCGCGTAGTCCACGCCGTCGACGGTCATCTTGTCGTAGTTCGAACTCGACCAGGTGATGGTCGCGGTGTAGGTGTCGCCATCCTTCACAATTGTGGTTGGTGAGGCGATGCTTGCGCGCCCTGACCCGCCGGAAAGCGAGACGCTCACAGTGTATTCCTGAGAGCCCGTCGTGGCACCGGTCGCGTTCGGGCTCGCACTGCACCCCGCGAAGGGAAGCGCGAGCAGGGCGACGAGAACGCAGGCGACCGCGCGCGCCGCGATGCTGTGGCGCTTCCTGTTTTCCCCCTTGGGAAGAATCGACCGCATGGCGTTACTTCAGTGCGTCGGCGCGCAGATCGACGCCGGCGGATTCGAACACGAGCGTGCGGTCGTACCACTGCTCTTTTCTAATACTCCACGCGGCGCAGGCGGTGTCCTCGTCGAGCGCTTTAACGGGCACGTCGTAGGTGTACTTGCCTTCCGCGTTTTCCACATAGGGGATGAAGTCGGCCTCGCTCGCGGCGGCAGCCTCGTCGCCCGTGCCCATGAAGAGCTTGCCGTAGCCCGTGCCGGAAAGCGTCATCACGCAGTGCATGGAGCCGTTTTCCACGATGAGCTGGGCGTCCACAATCCTGAACATGTTCGAGCTGGAATCTACGGTGATCGGATAGGTGCCGTCGGCCACCTTGTCGGCGGTGATGGGGGCAGCGCTTGCGCCCTCGGGCGCATCGGCCGCCTGTTCGGTCTTTTCCTGGGAATCGGCATCGCTTGCCTTTGCGCTGTCGATTGAATTTCCGCCGCAGCCGGCGAGCGAGAACGCGAAAAGCGCCGCTGACAGGGCGAAGGCGAGGGTTTTCTTCAACATGGAGGGGGTTCCTTTCAATCGCTTCGACCGCCCGCGCCGTGCGGTGGGCGGGCGGGATGCGAATGCAACGGGCATGCGCCGTCGGTCGGGGAAGGCGCATGCCCGTTGCACGGGGACGCGACCGGCGCCCCCGTGCGCGGCGAGTTTACAGCTTGGCGATGGCGTCGTCCACGTGCGAGACGTAGATGTCGTCGACCGCGGCGTTCTGTCCCAGACCCTGGAGCAGGCACGTCACTTCGAAGCCAGCGGCCACGAACTTTGCAGCCCAGCTGTCGGGGTCGGTCTCGTCTGCCATGTCGTTGTTCGCGTGGTCGCCCGCGACCACCATGAACGGCGCGAGCACGGCCTTCTTGTACCCTGCGGCGCTCGCGGCGGCGATAACATCCTCGCAGGTCGGCTCAGCCTCGACGGTGCCGACGAAGAACTGCGTCAAGCCCTCGTTCTTGAACACTTCCTGCATCTTGGCATAGTCGGCGTTGGAATCGGCTTCGGTGCCGTGGCCCATGAGGCACAGCGCCGTCTTGCCGTCGTCGAAGGACGCCATGTTCTCCTTAATGGCTGCGGCCACCTTCTTGTAGTCGTCGTCGGAGGTGAGCAGCGGGTCGCCGAGCGAGATCTTGTCGAACTTGTCGGCGTACTTGTCGAGCTCGTCTTTCACGTCGGCGTATTCCAGGCCAGCCATGAGATGCGTCGGCTGCACGACAATTTCCTTCACGCCGTCTTCCACGCAGCGGTCGAGCGCCTCGGTCATGTTGTCGATCGTGATGCCGTCGCGCTTCTTCAGCTTGTCGATGATGATCTGCGCGGTGAAGGCGCGGCGGATGTCGTAGTCCTGCCAGTACTTCTCGCGGATAGCGTCTTCGATGGCGCCGATGGTGATGTGGCGCGAGTCGTTGTAGCTCGTGCCGAAGCTCGTGACGAGGATGACCGGCTTCACGGCCTTCTCCTTTTCGCTCGATTTCTCGGAACTCGCGGAGGTGCTGGAGCAGCCCGCGAGCGCGAATCCGGCGAGCGCGACGGCTCCGGTTGCTGCGGCGCCCATGAAGCCGCGGCGTGACATCTGGTCGGACATGGTTTTTCCTTTCCTCGGTTTGCCGGTCCCCCGGCGACAGTTGCTTGTCGGCACAAGCGAAAGAAAAGCGCACCCCTCGGGGTTCACAAGGAGCTAACGCCACGGCGATGCCGTGAGGAAAAGGCGAAGCAGTCTGGCTTGGGGCGCGAGGCAGTTCGCCCGCGCGTCCTATACAGTAATGTCCCTTGCCCAGGATTCCCACCTGGTTCCCTCCGCAAGCCAGCGCGGGCTGTGCGGGCGCCGCGCCGGTCATTTCCTTTTATCCGATTGTCATATGCTCGTTGCCGAAACTTTTACTATGATAGTGGGCACTTGTGAACGTGTCAAAGCCAGGGCGGGCGGCATTGCGCCTCCTGCCTGCGTATTTGCGCCGATTGCCGCTGCGGGCGCCGTGTTTTGCCCGCTGTGCGAAGGGCGGCGTAAACGGTTGCGATGAGAAACGGGAAGGGAAGGCTCGGATGATTCATATCGTTGGCGCAGGCTCGGGCGCCGCCGACCTTATCACGCTGCGCGGGGCGCGCCTTCTGCGCGCGGCGGACGTGGTCGTTTGGGCGGGGAGCCTTGTGAACCCCGAGCTGCTCGCCGATTGCAAGGAATCCTGCGTCGTCTACGACAGCGCGCACATGACCTTGGAGGAAGTGCTCGACGTGATGTGTGCGGCGGATGCGCGGGGCGAGGAAGTGGTGCGCCTGCACACGGGTGACCCGTGCCTATACGGCGCCATCCAGGAGCAGATGGACGCACTCGACGCGCGCGGCGTGGACTACGAGGTGGTGCCCGGCGTGTCGAGCTTTTGCGGTGCCGCGGCGGCGCTTCGCCAGGAATACACGCTGCCGGGAATCAGCCAGTCTGTCGTGATCACGCGGCTTTCCGGGCGCACCCCCATGCCCGCGGGCGAGGGCATGCGCACCATGGCGGAAAGCGGCTCGACTATGGTCATCTTCCTGAGCTCGGGTATGCTCGCCGAGCTTTCCGCCGAGCTTTTGGCCGCGGGCCGCAGCTCCGACGAGCCGGCGGCGCTCGTGTACAAGGCGACCTGGCCTGAGGAGCGCGTGGTGCGCTGCACAGTGGGCACGCTCGCCGATGCGGGTGCGCGAGTGGGCATCGACCGCACGGCGCTCGTGGTGGTGGGCCGCGTGCTCGGAGCTCGCGGCGGGCTTGCGCACGACGGCGCGCAAGCGGAGTCGTACGAGCGCAGCAAGCTTTACGACCCTTCGTTTGCCACGGGGTATCGGAAGGCGAGCAGCTAGCGTGGCCTTCGAGCACTACATATATACCGGGACGACCCGCCTGCGCTGCGGCTATACCACGGGGAGCTGCGCCGCGCTCGCGGCGAAGGCGGCCTGCGAGATGCTCTTGTCACGAAAGCCCGTCGGCCACGTGTCGATCGTCACCCCCGGCGGGCTGCCCGTCGAGACGGACGTGGTCGATGCATGCATCGGCGAGGGGTGCGCCCAGTGCGCCGTGCGAAAGGACGCAGGCGACGACGCCGATGTGACCGACGGCGTGCTCGTGTACGCGCGTGTGGAACATGCGGGGTCGGGCACGGGTACTGCGGGCAGCAAGGACGTGCCCGCGCACGAATCGGAAGTTTCCGTCGATGGCGGCGTGGGCGTGGGGCGCGTGACGTTGCCCGGGCTCGAGCAGCCGGTGGGGGCGGCCGCCATCAACGCGACGCCGCGCGCGATGATTACTTCGGCGGTGCGTGAGGTGTGCGCCGCGCACGGCTTTTCTGGAAACATTGCTGTGACGATTTCGGTACCCGAGGGTGTGGCCCTTGCCGAAAAGACCTTCAACCCGCACCTGGGGATAGAGGACGGCATCTCCATCCTGGGAACGACGGGCATCGTCGAGCCGCGCAGCCTCGCTGCCTTGCGCGACAGCATCGAGCTCGAGATTCGGCAGCATGCGGCTATGGGGCGGCGCGGAGTCGTGCTCACGCCCGGCAACTACGGCGGGCAGTTCATCTCGGGGCATTTCCACCTAAACGGTGCGCCGGTGGTCTTCATCTCCAACTTTGTGGGCGATGCGATTGATTGCTGCGTTCGCGAGGGATTCACCAATGTCCTTCTTGTGGGACACATCGGCAAGCTGGTGAAGGTCGCTGGCGGCATCATGGACACCCATTCGCGTACCGCCGACTGCCGCGCGGAGATTCTGGCCGCCCACGCGGCCTTGGCCGGCGCGGGCGCGAAGACCGTGCGCGAGATCATGTCGTCGGTCACGACCACGGCGGCGCTCGAGGTAATCGAGGCCGCCGGCGTGGGGGACGCTGCGCGCGCTTCGCTCGCTGCGGCAATCGAGGACAGGTTGCGCCGCCGCGCGGCGGGCGCATGCGACATCGCCGCGGTCGTGTTCGACGCCGAGCGCCGCGAGCTTTTCCGCACGTCGGGCGCCGATGCAGTTATCGGGGAATTGGGGGCGACGTATGAGTAAAGG
This genomic interval carries:
- a CDS encoding 1-phosphofructokinase family hexose kinase, whose amino-acid sequence is MIYTLTANPAIDYNIACDGLTANTVTRTRNAVYTPNGKGLNVSFTLDHYGVDTTILGFFAGFSGEFIVKGAEALGVPVKPVWTDGITRVNVFLNAGPDTEYNMVNAGAAINEANEQEMFELIDSLDDMTCLVISGSLPPNTSEGFLAEVLRRVKAKGAEFVLDISSHQLADLIALEPLLIKPNDDELLDIFGIKVSGGDDESVKGAMAELHAKGAKNVLLTLGGAGAYFSNGEHIWFANRTFDVKLLSTVCAGDSSLAAFLSVWHDAPERVEDALRLSMATGANVVECPGLGDFAKVDEYKKHIEVRQVC
- a CDS encoding TetR/AcrR family transcriptional regulator, whose protein sequence is MATSKPRLDRRIVRSRNAILSAFERLLMEKPLADITVSAIAREANVDRKTFYVHFGTVDGLLDAIAVDVVEMIVDSVEKTLASMDGDTNERALGAAATFFKTVNEALCNNLVLNRQLIENIPLDDFMARLRAPLEHEIAERDLLPQGLKDEMFDYYLAFLLSGIIGIYRTWALSDGSVPIERVSGVANDLTLNGLSSLESRLD
- a CDS encoding CCA tRNA nucleotidyltransferase produces the protein MCNVSLNGTQPSDASLRVLRALEAAGLEAWYVGGWVRDALMGYPSHDVDMCCSGLWQESKAALEAAGIAVVESGIKFGGITAISDGERIEVTTYRLDGFYTDGRHPQSVERAASLEDDLARRDFTVNAMAWHPERGLVDRYDGQGDLERKLIRAVGDPKRRFNEDALRMLRAVRFACRLDFMIEPETKRALAECAPLLDAVARERVGIELEGILSTGHGGDAMLRYPELICASVPELAAGRGFDQRSVYHAFNVYEHIARVLTVAGELALCDGVAPSSSLMWAAFLHDVSKPECFTVDHAGSGHFYGHPELGAKKARVIMDRLALSHDLVRDVCLLIKYHDKPLRPERSCLLNMMRALSGEGVDTARLIDELMDLKRADTLGKAPSCFYYVETIEEMRALAHELLKAGEPYTLKMLAINGGDLIRAGVKPGPELGQLLNSALDAVIEDDIPNEREALLVHLNLN
- a CDS encoding ABC transporter ATP-binding protein translates to MPRPKTLGGGIPCLDSPELARKRQKALSARAGLRAERLLRAESNLETPVETQADGAPLFRISDLSAGYDKKVVVEGVDLEVRAGDVVALIGPNGSGKSTILKTITRHLAPLAGAVELDGREISRWKTAEFARNLAVMLTDRPRTELLTCRDIVEAGRHPYTGRMGTLLPDDHSRVDEAMKTAHVEELAERDFMQISDGQRQRVMLARAIAQDPRVLVLDEPTSYLDIRYQIDLLRILRHLAKSQNVAVIMSIHELELAQKSADKVICVKDGRVFRAGAPEDIFTRETIGELYGLQHGTFNERFGSVEIGRPHGDAHTFVIAGAGTGSAVFRQLIRQGKAFYAGVLHEGDIDCELARDLAAECVAERAFEPIGDKTIAHAKELLVHCARLIVCPAAFGTINARNAELVEFARSHGIEVMRACEGASEDSQLEWEG
- a CDS encoding FecCD family ABC transporter permease, producing MAYDESGRAARCRVVTAQLAVVLIVLVGANLCIGSVLVPADHIPGILSGGAANSMESQVIWEIRLPRVLSAVLLGGALSLSGFLLQTFFNNPIADPFILGVSSGAKFVVALTMIVLLGANQAMSSPAMVAAAFLGSLITISFVLLIARRISSMAMLIVAGVMVGYICSAATNFLIAFADDQSIVNLHNWSLGSFSGSSWDDVAVIAVVVITVSACVFAISKPLSAFQLGEAYAKSVGVNVARFRVVLVLLASMLSACVTAFAGPVSFVGIAVPHLVKSALKSSKPIRVIPACFLGGAIFCAGCDLIARTLFSPVELSISAVTAIFGAPVVIALMLKKRVR
- a CDS encoding lysylphosphatidylglycerol synthase transmembrane domain-containing protein, which produces MTESSQHTSKPQVEVEASGGDDNKSARRGAIFIGVVLVGYIVYLVVTGQMGQFWAAMSSVQASWLVVACLCMFMYLFFGIVAYAIAVWLDPNSPVGIRDLISVEASGIFFGNLTPMMMGSTPAQIYRLTKAGQNVGEAGATQFTRFIVYQFGLVAWGAILLLARMPFFAERYGDMTLLCVFSFGGHCCILLGIFAVALMPKTVTRVAHCIINWLERIGVSATKIEGWRTFVDGEIYSFSEKFKLSAGHFSSMLLTVFITMLQLAFFYLVPYFLMLAFGHHEVDFFSVMAASAFVQLLSSAVPLPGGTGGAEGGFALFLGHFFGSASTAGYLLWRLITFIAPTILAAPLLGLKSAHNESIHARWDRVMRKLGRTPQTPSAPTKPHPTNAVTVDPKKHAQKASGTAKPAHKAYVRQTGDGIRVSPSALNKKKHPKSQ